In Excalfactoria chinensis isolate bCotChi1 chromosome 5, bCotChi1.hap2, whole genome shotgun sequence, a single genomic region encodes these proteins:
- the LRRC55 gene encoding leucine-rich repeat-containing protein 55: protein MGPGAGRQPAMLLGPWLVAVVAVVAAGAGAGCPVLCTCRGQAVDCSGQRLFSVPAELPLDTGNLSLAHNRIASIPLGYLACYAQLRVLDLRNNSLATLPARLFLGARRLTHLDLSYNNFSLVTADMFLEASELLRLDLSHNPWLCTVHPRAFRGLAQLRELDLSYGGLSALSMDALEGLTGLVTLRIGGNPWVCGCAMEPFLKWLKSRIQLCTSDSQLAKCQAPPEVKEVPLFSLTEESFKACHLTLTLDDYLFIAFVGFVVSIASVATNFLLGITANCCHRWSKASEDEEV from the exons ATGGGCCCGGGGGCAGGCCGCCAGCCCGCCATGCTGCTGGGCCCCTGGCTGGTGGCGGTGGTGGCGGTGGTGGCGGCGGGTGCCGGGGCGGGCTGCCCGGTGCTGTGCACGTGCCGTGGGCAGGCGGTGGACTGCAGCGGGCAGCGGCTCTTCTCAGTGCCCGCCGAGCTGCCCTTAGACACTGGCAACCTCAGCCTGGCTCATAACCGCATCGCCAGCATCCCGCTGGGCTACCTGGCCTGCTACGCCCAGCTGCGTGTCCTCGACCTGCGCAACAACTCGCTGGCCACCCTGCCTGCCAGGCTGTTCCTGGGCGCCCGCCGCCTCACCCACCTGGACCTCAGCTACAACAACTTCAGCCTGGTGACGGCCGACATGTTCCTAGAGGCCAGCGAGCTGCTGCGCCTCGACCTCAGCCACAACCCCTGGCTGTGCACGGTGCACCCCAGGGCCTTCCGCGGGCTGGCACAGCTGCGGGAGCTGGACCTCAGCTATGGGGGGCTGTCAGCCCTCAGCATGGATGCGTTGGAGGGGCTGACAGGGTTGGTGACCCTCCGGATCGGCGGCAACCCCTGGGTATGTGGCTGTGCAATGGAGCCCTTCCTCAAGTGGCTGAAGAGCCGCATCCAGCTCTGCACATCAG ATTCACAGCTGGCCAAGTGCCAGGCTCCCCCGGAGGTGAAGGAGGTGCCCCTCTTCTCACTGACGGAGGAGAGCTTCAAGGCGTGTCACCTCACCCTGACGCTGGACGACTATCTCTTCATCGCCTTTGTGGGCTTCGTGGTCTCCATTGCATCGGTGGCCACCAACTTCCTGCTGGGCATCACGGCCAACTGCTGTCACCGCTGGAGCAAAGCCAGCGAGGACGAGGAGGTTTAG